Proteins from a single region of Streptomyces sp. HUAS 15-9:
- a CDS encoding indole-3-glycerol phosphate synthase: MFTSVLMIEKALTSADVEFVTTLHGDEQISFHVLLQPRGDQADRLLRAIDDIALGELDEAARERGVPEGAAAKEPAEQALEVSLKALRAAGGEAEGRLVEDHPLDALKALVEEIGADEVIVLTDPHYVEEFFHRDWASRARHKVGVPVLKLFSHSKA; the protein is encoded by the coding sequence GTGTTCACAAGCGTATTGATGATCGAGAAGGCCCTGACGTCCGCCGACGTGGAGTTCGTCACCACCTTGCACGGAGACGAGCAGATCTCCTTCCATGTGCTGCTCCAGCCTCGGGGCGACCAGGCCGACCGCCTCCTGCGGGCCATCGACGACATCGCGCTCGGCGAACTCGACGAGGCGGCACGCGAGCGCGGGGTGCCCGAGGGCGCCGCGGCGAAGGAGCCCGCGGAGCAGGCCCTGGAGGTGTCCCTCAAGGCGCTGCGCGCGGCGGGCGGCGAGGCGGAGGGCAGGCTGGTGGAGGACCACCCGCTGGACGCCCTGAAGGCCCTGGTCGAAGAGATCGGCGCCGACGAGGTGATCGTCCTGACCGACCCCCACTACGTGGAGGAGTTCTTCCACCGCGACTGGGCGTCCCGGGCCCGCCACAAGGTCGGCGTACCGGTGCTCAAGCTGTTCTCCCACAGCAAGGCGTGA
- the murC gene encoding UDP-N-acetylmuramate--L-alanine ligase, producing the protein MAPGLPTAMDRPHFIGIGGAGMSGIAKILAQRGAKVAGSDAKESATAEALRALGVTVHIGHAAEHLADDASCVVVSSAIRKDNPELARAAELGIPVVHRSDALAALMEGLRPIAVAGTHGKTTTTSMLAVSLSELGLDPSYAIGGDLDAPGSNALHGDGEIFVAEADESDRSFHKYAPEVAIVLNVELDHHANYASIDEIYESFETFAGRIVPGGTLVISADHEGARKLTERLAGSVRTVTYGEAADADVRVLSVVPQGLKSEVTVLLDGAELTFTVSVPGRHYAHNAVAALAAGVALGVPAARLAPALAAYTGVKRRLQLKGEAAGVQVIDSYAHHPTEMTADLEAMRGAAGDSRILVVFQPHLFSRTQELGKEMGESLALADESVVLDIYPAREDPIPGVTSELIIDAARAAGAAVMALHDKTEVPSVIAGMARPGDLVLTMGAGDVTDLGPRILDHLSQQ; encoded by the coding sequence ATGGCCCCGGGCCTTCCTACCGCCATGGACCGACCGCACTTCATCGGCATCGGCGGCGCCGGAATGTCGGGCATCGCGAAGATCCTCGCGCAGCGCGGGGCCAAGGTGGCGGGCAGTGACGCCAAGGAGTCGGCGACCGCCGAGGCGCTGCGCGCGCTGGGCGTGACCGTGCACATCGGGCACGCGGCCGAGCACCTCGCCGACGACGCCAGCTGTGTGGTCGTCTCGTCGGCGATCCGCAAGGACAACCCGGAGCTGGCCCGCGCGGCGGAGCTGGGCATTCCCGTGGTCCACCGCTCCGACGCCCTGGCCGCCCTGATGGAGGGCCTGCGCCCGATCGCGGTCGCGGGCACCCACGGCAAGACGACCACCACGTCGATGCTCGCGGTCTCCCTGTCCGAGCTGGGCCTGGACCCCTCCTACGCCATCGGCGGCGACCTGGACGCCCCCGGCTCCAACGCGCTGCACGGCGACGGCGAGATCTTCGTCGCCGAGGCGGACGAATCGGACCGCAGCTTCCACAAGTACGCGCCCGAGGTCGCGATCGTCCTCAACGTAGAGCTCGACCACCATGCCAACTACGCCTCGATCGACGAGATCTACGAGTCCTTCGAGACCTTCGCCGGCCGGATCGTGCCCGGCGGCACGCTGGTGATCTCCGCCGACCACGAGGGCGCCCGGAAGCTGACCGAGCGCCTGGCCGGTTCGGTGCGGACGGTGACCTACGGCGAGGCGGCGGACGCCGACGTACGCGTCCTGTCCGTCGTACCGCAGGGCCTGAAGAGCGAGGTCACCGTCCTGCTGGACGGGGCGGAGCTGACCTTCACGGTGTCCGTCCCCGGCCGTCACTACGCGCACAACGCGGTGGCCGCCCTGGCTGCGGGCGTGGCGCTGGGCGTCCCCGCCGCGCGGCTGGCGCCCGCGCTGGCCGCGTACACCGGCGTGAAGCGGCGTCTGCAGCTGAAGGGCGAGGCGGCCGGCGTCCAGGTCATCGACTCCTACGCCCACCACCCCACGGAGATGACCGCCGACCTGGAGGCGATGCGCGGGGCCGCGGGCGACTCCCGCATCCTCGTCGTCTTCCAGCCGCACCTGTTCTCCCGCACCCAGGAGCTGGGCAAGGAGATGGGCGAGTCCCTGGCCCTCGCGGACGAGTCCGTCGTCCTCGACATCTATCCGGCCCGCGAGGACCCGATCCCCGGTGTGACCAGCGAGCTGATCATCGACGCGGCGCGCGCGGCGGGCGCGGCCGTCATGGCCCTGCACGACAAGACCGAGGTCCCCTCGGTGATCGCGGGAATGGCGAGGCCGGGTGATCTCGTTCTCACCATGGGCGCGGGCGACGTGACCGACCTGGGCCCGCGGATCCTGGATCACCTGTCGCAGCAGTGA
- the msrB gene encoding peptide-methionine (R)-S-oxide reductase MsrB, with protein MSYDVEKPDEQWRAELTPAEYAVLREAGTEPAFVGEYTNTKAKGVYSCRACGAELFTSETKFESHCGWPSFFDPKDTDAVELLEDRSHGMLRTEVRCARCGSHLGHVFEGEGYATPTDQRYCINSISLRLVPDEE; from the coding sequence ATGTCGTACGACGTCGAGAAGCCGGACGAGCAGTGGCGCGCGGAGCTGACCCCGGCCGAGTACGCCGTCCTGCGCGAGGCCGGCACCGAGCCGGCCTTCGTCGGCGAGTACACGAACACCAAGGCCAAGGGCGTCTACTCCTGCCGCGCCTGTGGCGCCGAACTCTTCACCTCGGAGACCAAGTTCGAATCCCACTGCGGCTGGCCGTCCTTCTTCGATCCCAAGGACACCGACGCCGTGGAACTCCTGGAGGACCGCTCGCACGGAATGCTGCGCACCGAGGTGCGCTGCGCCCGCTGCGGCTCGCACCTCGGCCATGTCTTCGAGGGCGAGGGGTACGCGACCCCGACCGACCAGCGGTACTGCATCAACTCGATCTCGTTGCGATTGGTGCCGGACGAGGAGTAG
- a CDS encoding SpoIIE family protein phosphatase, producing the protein MARDGRSDDVTARSRERFLAGGPVVAGVRSEILSSWSRCQSIGLRPSLGTTYLGEPDLDTELVHAAEPVLDEVARAIAGTWSTVILTDGEGVVLRCLTGEPQMSRYLDTAGGGAPGFSFHESLGGTTSIGLALAERRASRVYGHEHFADAWTVQGCVAVPVHEPLSGRIVGVVDLATESSEFTSMLETMARKAAHAIERRLLEQKTDRERTLLRAYMRTARQVRAPEFRHGRQIVLGAPAEDLLTGSDRLLLEEKAAGLIASGRRAAIEVPVSGGRVVTLLARPVADVCDGVAVEVIVPASGALFSAGGTPAPAPAVLGTGTPETAPGAWRGPPTATAIPAATPVPDPTAAPSAKAGEEQCHRWLLAVGEPGIGRLALAARRRLELLRESSRRIGTTLDVVRTAEELAEVVVENFADVVTVDLYPAVLRGDEPSAADVLPMRRTAVRGVEGFPFRGVGEQIGFAPTSLQAQCLASGSPSMEADLKASRCWAAEDPVRAATILERGIHSLITVPLSARGVPLGMAGFYRSRRSAPFEDDDVSLAAELVDCASLCIDNARRYTREHSTALALQRSLLPHGLPEQNALEVAYRYLPAHTGVSGDWFDVIPLSGARIALVVGDVVGHGVHAAATMGRLRTAVDNFASFELAPDELLTHLDDLVARMARQEGSTDAFIGATCLYGVYDPTTRRCSLSRAGHLPPALISGDGTVTFPEVPAAPPLGLGGFPFETVEIELPDDSQLVFYTDGLVEDRERCIETVLEELRQTLGHPGRSPEETCQAVVAALPPSQPTEDDVTLLVVRPRGLDASDMACWDDLPPDPAIVSEIRGAVVRQLTDWKMEEAVFTTELILSELLTNAIRHATGPFRVRLLRDRMLICEVADTSSTSPHLRQADMTDEGGRGLFLVAQLAQRWGTRYTPRGKVIWAEQPMPGG; encoded by the coding sequence ATGGCTCGCGACGGTCGGAGCGATGACGTCACGGCGCGCAGCCGTGAGCGCTTCCTGGCCGGAGGGCCGGTGGTCGCCGGGGTACGCAGCGAGATCCTGTCCTCGTGGAGCCGCTGCCAGTCCATTGGTCTGCGTCCGAGTCTGGGGACCACGTACTTGGGAGAACCCGACCTGGACACGGAACTCGTCCACGCCGCGGAGCCGGTGCTCGACGAAGTGGCCCGCGCGATCGCCGGGACCTGGTCCACCGTGATCCTCACCGACGGTGAGGGCGTGGTGCTCCGCTGTCTGACCGGCGAGCCGCAGATGTCCCGGTATCTCGACACCGCGGGCGGCGGGGCGCCCGGCTTCAGCTTCCACGAGTCCCTCGGCGGTACCACGTCGATCGGTCTCGCGCTCGCGGAGCGGCGCGCCAGCCGCGTCTACGGCCATGAGCACTTCGCCGACGCATGGACCGTGCAGGGCTGCGTGGCCGTGCCCGTGCACGAGCCCTTGAGCGGACGCATCGTCGGCGTCGTGGACCTCGCGACCGAGTCGTCCGAGTTCACCTCGATGCTGGAGACCATGGCGCGCAAGGCCGCTCACGCCATCGAACGAAGGCTGTTGGAGCAGAAGACCGACCGGGAGCGGACCCTGCTGCGGGCCTACATGCGGACCGCTCGCCAGGTGCGGGCACCCGAGTTCAGGCACGGACGGCAGATCGTCCTCGGTGCCCCGGCCGAGGACCTGCTGACGGGGTCCGACCGGCTGCTCCTGGAGGAGAAGGCGGCAGGACTGATCGCCTCGGGCCGCAGGGCCGCAATCGAGGTACCCGTGTCCGGTGGACGGGTGGTCACGCTCCTGGCACGCCCGGTGGCGGACGTGTGCGACGGGGTCGCGGTCGAGGTCATCGTTCCCGCGAGTGGCGCGCTGTTCTCCGCGGGCGGGACGCCCGCCCCCGCACCGGCCGTGCTGGGAACCGGCACGCCCGAAACGGCCCCCGGCGCCTGGCGCGGTCCTCCTACCGCTACCGCGATTCCTGCTGCCACCCCGGTTCCGGATCCCACCGCGGCTCCGTCCGCGAAGGCGGGCGAGGAGCAGTGCCACCGATGGCTGCTGGCCGTCGGGGAACCGGGGATCGGCAGGCTCGCCCTCGCGGCGCGGCGCCGCCTGGAGCTGCTGCGCGAGTCCAGCCGCCGTATCGGCACCACGTTGGACGTCGTCCGCACGGCCGAGGAACTGGCCGAGGTGGTGGTCGAGAACTTCGCCGACGTCGTCACCGTCGACCTGTACCCCGCGGTGCTCCGCGGCGACGAGCCCTCGGCGGCCGATGTGCTGCCGATGCGGCGCACCGCGGTGCGCGGGGTGGAGGGTTTCCCCTTCCGCGGGGTGGGCGAGCAGATCGGCTTCGCCCCCACCAGCCTGCAGGCCCAGTGTCTGGCCAGTGGCTCTCCGTCGATGGAGGCGGACCTGAAGGCCTCGCGATGCTGGGCCGCCGAGGACCCGGTACGTGCCGCGACGATCCTCGAGCGGGGCATACACTCCCTCATCACCGTGCCGCTGAGCGCCCGTGGCGTCCCTCTGGGGATGGCCGGCTTCTACCGTTCGCGAAGGTCCGCGCCCTTCGAGGACGACGACGTCTCACTAGCCGCGGAACTGGTCGACTGCGCGTCGCTCTGCATCGACAACGCGCGCCGTTACACGCGCGAGCACTCCACCGCCCTCGCCCTTCAGCGCAGTCTGCTCCCGCACGGCCTGCCCGAACAGAACGCGTTGGAGGTCGCCTACCGCTATCTGCCCGCACACACCGGAGTCAGTGGCGACTGGTTCGATGTGATCCCCCTGTCAGGGGCCCGCATCGCACTTGTCGTGGGCGATGTGGTCGGCCACGGCGTCCACGCCGCCGCCACCATGGGGCGGCTGCGTACCGCCGTGGACAACTTCGCCTCCTTCGAGCTCGCCCCCGACGAACTCCTCACGCATCTGGACGACCTGGTCGCCCGGATGGCCCGGCAGGAGGGCAGCACGGATGCCTTCATCGGGGCCACCTGCCTGTACGGGGTGTACGACCCGACGACCCGCCGCTGCAGTCTCTCGCGCGCGGGACACCTCCCACCGGCGCTCATCTCCGGCGACGGGACGGTCACCTTCCCCGAGGTGCCCGCCGCGCCGCCGCTCGGCCTGGGTGGATTCCCCTTCGAGACGGTCGAGATCGAGCTGCCGGACGACAGCCAGCTGGTGTTCTACACCGATGGGCTCGTCGAGGACCGCGAACGGTGCATCGAGACCGTGCTGGAGGAGCTCCGGCAGACCCTGGGCCACCCCGGACGCTCGCCGGAGGAGACCTGCCAGGCCGTCGTGGCGGCCCTGCCGCCGTCCCAGCCGACCGAGGACGACGTCACCCTGCTCGTCGTCCGCCCCCGCGGTCTGGACGCCTCGGACATGGCCTGCTGGGACGACCTTCCGCCGGACCCGGCCATCGTGTCCGAGATACGTGGCGCCGTGGTCCGGCAGCTCACCGACTGGAAGATGGAGGAGGCCGTCTTCACCACGGAGCTGATCCTCAGCGAACTGCTCACCAACGCCATCCGCCATGCCACGGGCCCCTTCCGGGTACGGCTGCTGCGCGATCGGATGCTCATCTGCGAGGTCGCCGACACCAGCAGTACCTCTCCGCATCTGCGTCAGGCCGACATGACCGACGAAGGCGGCCGCGGCCTCTTCCTCGTCGCCCAGCTCGCCCAGCGCTGGGGAACCCGTTACACACCCCGCGGCAAGGTCATCTGGGCCGAGCAGCCGATGCCCGGGGGCTGA
- the betA gene encoding choline dehydrogenase has translation MDDRYDFVIVGGGSAGCALAARFSADPANRVLVLEAGRPDYPWDILIQMPAALAFPIGSRFYDWRYESEPEPFLHGRRIHHARGKVLGGSSSINGMIFQRGNPLDYERWSADPGMAAWDYAHCLPYFKRMENCLADPEGEFRGHHGPLVLERGPADSPLFAAFFEAVQQAGYRVTDDVNGFRQEGFAAFDRNVYRGRRLSAARAYLHPVMSRPNLSVRTRATVTRILFEGGRAVGVEYTVRGGGRRRQGRGGRVVLCGGAVNSPQLLQLSGVGNADELAVLGIEPVLHLPGVGENLQDHLEVYVQHGSRKPVSVQPALKLWRRPLVAAEWLLLHRGPGATNHFEAGGFVRSNEDVAYPNLMFHFLPAAVRYDGSSPAPGHGYQVHVGPMYSDARGSVKIVSPDPGTHPALRFNYLSTAKDRREWVEAIRITRHILGRPAFEEFSSGELSPGSGVETEEQILDWVAADGETALHPSCTCRMGIDEASVVDPGTMAVHGLAGLYVVDASVMPYVTNGNIYAPVMMLAEKSADIILGNEPLAPEPVEFYRHSGAGRARRRPR, from the coding sequence TTGGACGATCGATACGACTTCGTCATCGTCGGCGGAGGCTCCGCCGGCTGCGCGCTGGCGGCACGGTTCAGCGCCGATCCCGCCAACCGTGTGCTGGTGCTCGAAGCCGGACGCCCCGACTACCCGTGGGACATCCTCATCCAGATGCCCGCCGCCCTGGCCTTTCCCATCGGCAGCCGGTTCTACGACTGGAGGTACGAGTCCGAGCCGGAACCCTTCCTGCACGGCCGGCGGATCCACCACGCCCGGGGCAAGGTGCTCGGCGGCTCCAGCAGCATCAACGGGATGATCTTCCAGCGGGGGAATCCCCTGGACTACGAACGCTGGAGCGCCGACCCGGGGATGGCGGCCTGGGACTACGCCCACTGCCTGCCGTACTTCAAGCGGATGGAGAACTGTCTCGCCGACCCGGAGGGAGAGTTCCGCGGCCACCACGGACCGCTCGTCCTCGAACGGGGACCGGCCGACAGTCCGCTGTTCGCCGCCTTCTTCGAAGCCGTGCAGCAGGCGGGGTACCGGGTGACCGACGATGTGAACGGCTTCCGTCAGGAGGGCTTCGCCGCGTTCGACCGGAACGTGTACCGCGGCCGTCGGCTCAGCGCCGCCCGGGCCTATCTGCACCCCGTGATGAGCCGCCCCAACCTGTCGGTACGAACCCGGGCGACGGTCACCCGCATCCTGTTCGAGGGCGGGCGGGCGGTGGGCGTGGAGTACACGGTGCGGGGCGGCGGCCGGCGGCGGCAGGGCCGCGGCGGAAGGGTCGTCCTGTGCGGCGGAGCCGTCAACTCCCCGCAGTTGCTCCAGCTCTCCGGTGTGGGGAACGCGGACGAACTGGCAGTGCTCGGCATCGAGCCGGTGCTGCACCTGCCTGGCGTCGGCGAGAACCTTCAGGACCACTTGGAGGTGTATGTGCAGCACGGCAGCAGGAAGCCGGTGTCGGTGCAGCCCGCGCTCAAGCTGTGGCGCCGGCCCCTGGTCGCCGCCGAGTGGCTGCTCCTGCACCGCGGGCCCGGGGCGACGAACCACTTCGAGGCCGGCGGGTTCGTACGCAGCAACGAGGACGTGGCCTACCCCAACCTGATGTTCCACTTCCTGCCCGCCGCGGTCCGCTACGACGGGTCCTCGCCCGCACCGGGGCACGGCTATCAGGTGCATGTCGGGCCCATGTACTCGGACGCGCGGGGATCGGTGAAGATCGTCTCACCCGACCCCGGCACGCACCCCGCGCTGCGGTTCAACTACCTCTCGACAGCCAAGGACCGCAGGGAGTGGGTCGAGGCGATCCGGATCACCCGGCATATCCTCGGCCGGCCCGCCTTCGAGGAGTTCAGCAGCGGTGAGCTCTCCCCGGGCTCCGGGGTCGAGACCGAGGAGCAGATCCTGGACTGGGTGGCGGCCGACGGCGAGACCGCCCTCCACCCCTCGTGCACCTGCAGGATGGGCATCGACGAGGCATCGGTCGTGGACCCCGGCACCATGGCGGTGCACGGCCTGGCGGGGCTGTACGTCGTGGACGCCTCCGTGATGCCGTACGTGACCAACGGCAACATCTACGCCCCGGTGATGATGCTCGCCGAGAAGTCCGCCGACATCATCCTCGGCAACGAGCCCCTGGCGCCCGAACCCGTGGAGTTCTACCGGCACTCCGGCGCCGGACGAGCGCGGCGTCGGCCGAGGTAG
- a CDS encoding amino acid permease, producing MGTVRIPRSRPPEAPGDDSDDLARFGYRQELKRSLGPMSSFAASFSYISVLTGVFQLFGFGFASGGPAYIWTWPMVFLGQLAVALCFAEMVGQFPLAGSVYQWSKHLARPLTSWLSGWIMAGGAVVTAAAVAVAYQVVLPQISPAFQILGSPADAGVTDTRGGAQNAIVLALGLVVFTTVVNLCGVRLMARINDFGVVVELVAVTLLVVMLAMHVRRGPQVVLQTHGTGAGHSSGYLGAFLVASLASAYVFYGFDTAGSLAEETREPRRHAPRAILRALTAAFVSGGLLILVAMMAVGDIMDPELADLGMPYVVKSTLGSGLGSVFLVCVAIAVTVCCLAVQTAAIRLLFSMARDGRLPFSRAVSRVSPHSRTPVVPALLTCLLTIALLVVNLGNRHLFYTLTSAGIVLFYVPYLLVTGPMLVRRLRGTWPRADHGPYFSLGRWGLAVNLVAVLYGMAMTVNVAWPRAAVYPGDAWYYRWGALFFPAVIAAVGGALYLGRRRARPAPECR from the coding sequence ATGGGAACCGTGAGGATCCCGAGGAGCCGTCCTCCCGAGGCGCCCGGCGACGACAGCGACGACCTGGCACGGTTCGGCTACCGTCAGGAGCTGAAGCGTTCCCTCGGGCCGATGTCCAGTTTCGCCGCGAGTTTCAGCTACATCTCGGTCCTGACCGGGGTGTTCCAGCTTTTCGGCTTCGGCTTCGCCTCCGGCGGCCCGGCGTACATCTGGACCTGGCCGATGGTGTTCCTCGGGCAACTCGCCGTCGCCCTGTGTTTCGCCGAGATGGTCGGACAGTTCCCGCTGGCCGGGTCGGTGTACCAGTGGTCCAAGCACCTCGCCCGGCCCCTCACCTCGTGGCTGTCGGGCTGGATCATGGCCGGCGGCGCGGTGGTCACCGCGGCCGCCGTCGCGGTCGCCTACCAGGTCGTCCTGCCGCAGATCTCACCGGCCTTCCAGATCCTCGGCAGTCCCGCCGACGCAGGCGTGACCGACACCCGCGGCGGTGCCCAGAACGCCATCGTGCTCGCTCTCGGTCTGGTGGTCTTCACCACCGTGGTCAACCTGTGCGGTGTCCGGCTGATGGCGAGGATCAACGACTTCGGCGTGGTGGTCGAACTGGTCGCCGTGACCCTGCTCGTCGTCATGCTGGCCATGCATGTCCGACGGGGGCCGCAGGTCGTCCTGCAGACGCACGGCACCGGGGCGGGCCACTCCTCCGGCTATCTCGGCGCGTTCCTGGTCGCCTCGCTCGCGAGCGCCTACGTCTTCTACGGCTTCGACACCGCGGGATCGCTGGCGGAGGAGACGAGGGAGCCCAGACGGCACGCGCCCCGTGCCATCCTGCGGGCGCTCACCGCGGCGTTCGTCTCCGGCGGGCTGCTGATTCTGGTCGCGATGATGGCGGTCGGCGACATCATGGACCCCGAACTGGCCGACCTGGGCATGCCCTACGTCGTCAAGTCCACGCTCGGCTCCGGGCTCGGGTCCGTCTTTCTGGTGTGCGTGGCGATCGCCGTCACCGTCTGCTGTCTGGCCGTGCAGACCGCGGCGATCCGGCTTCTGTTCTCCATGGCCCGCGACGGCCGGCTGCCCTTCAGCCGGGCCGTCTCCCGGGTCTCCCCGCATTCCAGGACCCCCGTCGTACCGGCCCTGCTCACCTGTCTGCTGACCATCGCGCTGCTGGTGGTCAACCTCGGCAACCGGCACCTGTTCTACACCCTGACCTCAGCCGGCATCGTGCTGTTCTACGTCCCGTATCTGCTGGTGACGGGCCCCATGCTGGTGCGTCGGCTGCGTGGCACGTGGCCTCGTGCCGACCACGGGCCGTACTTCTCCCTGGGCCGCTGGGGCCTCGCCGTGAACCTCGTCGCCGTGCTGTACGGCATGGCCATGACCGTCAACGTGGCCTGGCCACGGGCCGCGGTGTACCCCGGGGACGCCTGGTACTACCGGTGGGGGGCCCTGTTCTTCCCCGCCGTCATCGCCGCCGTCGGCGGTGCCCTCTACCTCGGCCGACGCCGCGCTCGTCCGGCGCCGGAGTGCCGGTAG
- a CDS encoding PP2C family protein-serine/threonine phosphatase has product MRWIQSRRRTAQVDGRNRVSGRNRENDRSRENGLKALRMAAAGIGTTPDESTTCAELARAVVRLAGGAAAVMHRVGRSVSGYDSIIGDADALPDARWAAALARAAATPAADGRDEPWTEYPAHGGTRPAVCLPLTSGELQYGVLVCARQGPPFTRSEVELLALLAERAASHIRQAREYDRISSTAADLQRALLAEPGRPHPNLDVAVRYLPAGTRTLVGGDWCETVRLHFGRTLLVVGDVMGHGLEAAVDMNAYRSSLRYIASADLPPHRVLRQMDDIASGEADRRPATCLIARVDPARGQLTVASAGHLPAALITRGGHTSLLPAPVGPPLGTGFGGYESTTYRLDPDQTLVLFTDGLVEHRDEDIDSSLQRLAEIRFAVGAGVHEILETIVTRLDVKNAEDDVAVMAARPRLRQSSHIPLEGAPEMGW; this is encoded by the coding sequence GTGCGGTGGATCCAGTCCCGTCGAAGAACGGCGCAGGTCGACGGCCGGAACCGGGTGAGCGGCCGGAACCGGGAGAATGACCGGAGCCGGGAGAACGGGCTGAAGGCGCTGCGCATGGCGGCGGCCGGCATCGGCACGACGCCGGACGAGAGCACGACCTGTGCCGAACTGGCCCGGGCGGTCGTACGGCTGGCCGGCGGCGCGGCGGCGGTCATGCACCGGGTCGGCAGAAGCGTCTCCGGGTACGACTCGATCATCGGGGACGCCGACGCCCTGCCCGACGCCCGCTGGGCCGCCGCGCTGGCCCGGGCCGCCGCGACCCCGGCGGCCGACGGCCGTGACGAGCCGTGGACCGAGTACCCGGCCCACGGCGGGACCAGGCCCGCGGTCTGTCTGCCGCTGACCAGCGGGGAGCTCCAGTACGGCGTGCTCGTCTGCGCACGGCAGGGCCCGCCGTTCACCCGCTCCGAGGTGGAGCTTCTCGCCCTGCTGGCCGAGCGCGCCGCCTCCCACATCCGGCAGGCCCGCGAGTACGACCGGATCAGCAGCACCGCCGCCGACCTGCAGCGCGCCCTGCTCGCCGAGCCCGGCCGGCCGCACCCCAACCTGGACGTCGCCGTCCGCTATCTGCCCGCGGGCACGCGCACGCTGGTCGGCGGCGACTGGTGCGAGACCGTACGGCTGCACTTCGGCCGCACCCTGCTCGTCGTCGGCGACGTCATGGGCCACGGCCTGGAGGCCGCTGTCGACATGAACGCCTACCGCTCCTCCCTGCGCTACATCGCCTCCGCCGACCTGCCCCCGCACCGGGTGCTGCGCCAGATGGACGACATCGCCTCCGGTGAGGCGGACCGCAGACCCGCCACCTGTCTGATCGCACGTGTCGACCCGGCCCGCGGCCAGCTCACCGTGGCCAGCGCGGGCCACCTTCCCGCCGCGCTGATCACGCGCGGCGGCCACACCTCACTGCTGCCCGCCCCGGTCGGCCCACCGCTGGGCACCGGCTTCGGCGGCTACGAGTCGACCACGTACCGGCTCGACCCCGACCAGACGCTGGTGCTGTTCACCGACGGCCTCGTGGAGCACCGCGACGAGGACATCGACAGCTCCCTGCAGCGCCTGGCCGAGATCCGCTTCGCCGTCGGCGCGGGCGTCCACGAGATCCTGGAGACGATCGTCACCCGCCTCGACGTGAAGAACGCGGAGGACGACGTGGCGGTCATGGCGGCCCGCCCACGACTGCGCCAGAGCTCCCACATCCCGCTGGAGGGCGCTCCCGAGATGGGGTGGTGA